A single window of Flavobacteriales bacterium DNA harbors:
- a CDS encoding T9SS type A sorting domain-containing protein, whose protein sequence is MNKTTFALFLTLLACSALFAQNNSPITSGRTYPSFTPEAQPVRNGNEPIASPDATGDTIWSEDFAGGLPAGWKSVDLTANDFKWKYTTDPVVHCTYTNITFQSSTSDNGFMLLFGDKYNSDASCTNTISGTFMDAFIQTPAIDLSGYTSLQLNFQQAFRYCCSSIYSHLSVFVSNDSINWTEFDVTDGIGANVASSIPVYKSINITAVAANQPKVFFRFHQYGAAHYYWCMDDIAITEAPHDDLRLLEGKFNINGSDNIYTHIPMQQAAGYAMNFSGHVYNYGNKTQTGAILNVQVKKDSGSVVYNESTSPVTIPYLTYDTLPLAVAYPISTTGNCIEMGDYKILFAVSQNETDEVPENNADTLNYTLTDSVYAKDHGVPYGKVAPKDFTCCTHDNAQIASVFTPVVADTATSISVFISGSSSPSGITLIMHLYPFTGSPAHVAPVPIASSAVHDLTSLELNKWLTLPFMSAARLMKDTSYLASIQIKGVDKGYNVYFGKDEAKAADSTVFVYNNSSWYFINEQPMIRLNTNGSGCVDRCPTLQLTSTPDSCGTFRGSVNANVTGGFGPFHYQWSNGATTKHAQAEAGINTVTVTDLGGSCMLIDSVMVGGYPDTLDLGDDIKVCPDNINPVILDAGPGYTSYTWSTGSTTQTETIQALGSYSVMVTNAVGCAYRDTMVMKSSGPELGPDTTICLADSILLDAGPGYTSYLWSTGATTQAIYTVHDKNLYIVNATDSNGCATSDSILVDQIPSYIYGTIWTSDGKPLMYSNIDLFIMDSDTNVYKLDSTVTDSLGKYRIPLPPFTQVWFRAFPDSARYPLEMPTYYDDTTLVIGNSSDIFTTGCTPRNISYYTIHGKNPGGSKRIGGYVTEGTNKHATTPTPVAGLALILKDKNNKKIGYQITDANGHFSFGNLVTDTYVIWADRWRIPNDNPPVVDLKTSDLNNLEFKLHKTWLELVTVTSTVKSDLPEGEDVQLYPVPSDGRIVISNGSGLPETGRLRVYDVTGRQVYDQAFVTRQPIDLSALPAGYYTASIILGDRVITRRMVMHKLADVRK, encoded by the coding sequence ATGAACAAAACAACCTTCGCTCTGTTCCTGACCCTTCTCGCCTGTTCTGCATTGTTCGCCCAGAACAACTCACCCATTACGTCCGGACGGACGTACCCCTCTTTCACTCCGGAAGCCCAACCGGTTCGGAATGGCAACGAACCGATTGCTTCGCCCGATGCAACCGGGGACACGATATGGTCCGAAGATTTTGCCGGCGGATTGCCCGCCGGGTGGAAATCCGTTGACCTCACCGCAAACGATTTCAAATGGAAATATACCACTGACCCGGTTGTTCACTGCACGTATACCAACATCACCTTTCAAAGCAGCACATCCGACAATGGTTTCATGTTGCTGTTCGGCGACAAATACAATTCCGACGCAAGTTGCACCAACACGATTTCAGGCACCTTTATGGATGCATTCATCCAAACGCCGGCCATTGACCTTTCCGGGTACACCTCGCTGCAATTGAACTTCCAGCAAGCCTTCCGCTATTGCTGCAGCAGCATCTACTCGCACCTGAGCGTGTTTGTTTCCAACGACAGCATCAACTGGACGGAGTTTGACGTAACCGATGGCATTGGTGCCAATGTCGCATCTTCCATCCCCGTTTACAAAAGCATCAACATTACAGCGGTGGCGGCCAATCAGCCCAAAGTATTCTTCCGGTTCCATCAATACGGAGCGGCACATTACTACTGGTGCATGGATGACATTGCCATCACCGAAGCGCCCCATGACGACCTGAGACTGCTGGAAGGCAAGTTCAACATCAACGGCAGCGACAACATCTACACCCATATCCCCATGCAACAGGCTGCAGGATACGCCATGAATTTCAGCGGCCACGTATACAACTACGGCAACAAGACGCAAACGGGCGCCATCCTGAACGTTCAGGTGAAGAAGGATTCGGGAAGCGTTGTATACAATGAGAGCACGTCGCCTGTGACCATCCCATACCTGACCTATGACACCCTTCCGCTTGCCGTAGCTTATCCCATCAGCACAACGGGCAACTGCATAGAAATGGGTGATTATAAAATCCTTTTCGCTGTTTCACAGAACGAAACCGATGAGGTACCCGAGAACAACGCCGATACCCTGAACTATACCCTGACGGATTCGGTATACGCAAAGGACCATGGCGTACCTTACGGGAAAGTAGCGCCCAAAGACTTCACCTGTTGCACGCATGACAACGCCCAAATCGCCTCGGTGTTTACGCCTGTCGTTGCTGACACCGCCACTTCCATCTCGGTTTTCATTTCAGGGTCATCAAGCCCTTCCGGGATCACGCTGATCATGCACCTCTACCCATTCACCGGTTCTCCCGCCCACGTAGCACCCGTCCCAATCGCATCATCTGCGGTGCATGACCTGACCAGCCTTGAACTGAACAAATGGCTGACCTTGCCCTTCATGTCGGCTGCCAGGCTGATGAAAGACACTTCCTACCTGGCATCCATCCAGATAAAAGGGGTGGACAAGGGATACAATGTCTACTTTGGAAAAGATGAAGCAAAGGCGGCAGATTCAACCGTATTTGTCTATAACAACAGCAGTTGGTACTTTATCAATGAACAGCCCATGATCCGCCTGAACACCAATGGCAGCGGATGTGTGGACCGCTGTCCAACTCTCCAGTTAACCTCCACTCCCGACAGCTGCGGCACTTTCCGAGGATCGGTGAATGCGAATGTAACGGGCGGATTCGGTCCTTTCCACTACCAATGGTCCAACGGAGCCACAACCAAACATGCCCAGGCGGAGGCCGGCATCAATACGGTCACCGTCACCGATTTGGGGGGCTCATGTATGCTCATCGACTCAGTAATGGTCGGAGGCTACCCGGACACACTCGATCTGGGCGATGACATAAAGGTCTGTCCGGACAACATCAACCCGGTGATCCTGGATGCCGGTCCGGGGTATACCTCTTACACGTGGTCCACCGGTAGCACCACCCAAACCGAAACCATCCAGGCGTTGGGCTCTTACTCGGTGATGGTCACCAATGCCGTCGGATGCGCGTACAGAGACACGATGGTCATGAAATCGTCCGGACCCGAACTGGGACCCGACACCACCATCTGCCTTGCAGACAGCATCCTGCTGGATGCAGGCCCCGGTTACACCAGCTACCTTTGGTCTACCGGCGCCACCACGCAAGCCATTTACACCGTGCATGACAAGAATCTCTACATTGTAAATGCGACGGATTCCAACGGATGCGCCACCAGCGATTCCATTTTGGTGGATCAGATTCCATCCTACATCTATGGAACGATATGGACCAGTGACGGGAAACCGCTGATGTATTCGAACATAGATCTGTTCATCATGGACTCCGACACCAACGTATATAAGCTCGACTCTACGGTTACCGACAGCCTGGGTAAATACAGGATTCCGCTGCCGCCCTTTACGCAAGTATGGTTCAGGGCCTTTCCGGATTCTGCGCGTTACCCGCTGGAAATGCCCACCTACTATGACGACACAACCCTGGTTATCGGAAATTCATCCGACATCTTCACCACAGGCTGTACCCCACGCAACATCTCCTATTACACCATTCACGGCAAAAACCCTGGAGGATCGAAAAGGATCGGCGGCTATGTGACCGAGGGTACAAACAAGCATGCAACCACGCCTACACCGGTTGCCGGCCTGGCGCTGATCCTGAAAGACAAAAACAACAAAAAGATCGGGTACCAGATCACCGATGCCAATGGGCATTTCAGTTTTGGCAACCTGGTAACAGACACCTACGTCATCTGGGCCGATCGCTGGCGCATACCCAATGACAACCCACCTGTTGTAGACCTGAAAACTTCAGACCTGAACAACCTCGAATTCAAGCTGCATAAAACCTGGCTGGAACTCGTGACCGTCACATCTACGGTAAAAAGTGATCTCCCGGAGGGGGAAGATGTACAACTGTACCCTGTACCCTCCGATGGCCGGATCGTTATTTCCAACGGATCCGGACTACCCGAAACCGGCCGGCTACGTGTGTATGATGTCACCGGGCGGCAGGTATACGATCAGGCATTCGTCACCCGGCAGCCGATTGACCTCTCTGCATTACCGGCAGGTTATTACACCGCGTCCATCATCCTGGGCGACCGGGTGATCACACGAAGGATGGTGATGCATAAGCTGGCGGATGTGAGAAAGTAG
- a CDS encoding type IX secretion system membrane protein PorP/SprF yields the protein MSYRLILLLLASLMLVGMAVAQPSQGVATEMPEVSLPGIWVGDGHIPDVPELTDTIDNGKESSEHKRMMWLNKFGHMATNSIYADAFWALSSYGSIYSLCYDGRIPLSVFTSLSLQAGVGTTVADINGTEKSLIILYPEVNLMLGTGRGHFTTGMGLFVSPFFSLTSPFAKLGYRYQPWEGGTVFFFNVAPFIQRVEESYPSYYGPVIKVTHPVQLAANAGFGFALERSRAKLTKIDAELDAYRKNHELPESSVMSLDSLDQWNPDSLASGHIFQSTTYTLEDNPAYTGYACSRLSVGFDASRDRPDFLNHATTADSERGSFAFSARAEVNLGRSKKNSLGYAEQRVYDEAGCWLQQRMISYAHALHLRGYQYMRLGAAFQQRTTLLNWDATTFYDQINPDLGFIYPTQQRAPKDDRETHYNLHAGVFYSGKHHEVGLAFRDVFESRHGMFGNTTQFPVREWVLNAYAAYHFAWHDKWIASPSFEAQFGPYRLLRPQVSVSYAGKYYGVVGLRNRNFLDVSVGGSPLEGLRVGAGLTFPVKTWLRAAGNVSMLRVTARYQIK from the coding sequence ATGTCGTACCGATTGATACTTCTTCTTCTGGCGAGCTTGATGCTGGTGGGTATGGCTGTGGCACAACCGTCACAAGGTGTAGCCACAGAAATGCCAGAGGTGTCACTGCCCGGTATCTGGGTCGGCGATGGGCATATTCCGGATGTACCAGAACTTACCGACACCATTGATAATGGCAAGGAAAGCTCTGAACACAAACGGATGATGTGGTTGAATAAGTTCGGACATATGGCCACAAATTCCATCTATGCAGATGCATTTTGGGCCTTGAGTTCGTATGGCAGTATCTACAGTTTATGTTATGATGGAAGGATACCACTGAGCGTTTTTACCAGCCTGTCTCTTCAGGCAGGAGTGGGTACTACCGTGGCTGATATCAACGGTACGGAGAAATCCTTGATAATCTTATATCCGGAAGTCAACCTGATGTTGGGAACCGGCAGGGGACATTTTACAACCGGTATGGGATTATTTGTTTCGCCTTTTTTTTCCTTGACTTCGCCTTTTGCCAAGCTGGGATACCGGTACCAACCATGGGAAGGAGGAACCGTTTTCTTTTTCAATGTGGCACCGTTTATACAACGTGTGGAGGAGTCGTATCCTTCCTATTACGGTCCTGTTATCAAAGTGACACATCCTGTTCAGCTTGCTGCCAATGCAGGGTTCGGGTTTGCGTTGGAACGTTCACGGGCAAAGCTGACAAAGATAGATGCAGAGTTGGATGCCTACCGGAAAAACCACGAGCTTCCTGAATCTTCTGTAATGTCTTTGGATTCGCTGGACCAATGGAATCCCGACTCCCTGGCATCCGGCCATATTTTCCAGAGTACAACTTATACGTTGGAAGATAATCCGGCTTACACCGGTTATGCGTGTTCCCGGTTGTCGGTTGGCTTCGATGCTTCCCGAGACAGGCCGGACTTTCTGAACCATGCGACCACCGCCGACAGCGAAAGAGGATCGTTTGCTTTCAGCGCCAGGGCGGAGGTAAACCTGGGCCGCTCAAAGAAAAACAGCCTGGGATATGCTGAACAACGGGTGTATGACGAGGCCGGATGCTGGTTGCAGCAGCGTATGATCTCATATGCCCATGCATTGCACCTGCGCGGATATCAATACATGAGATTAGGAGCGGCGTTTCAACAGAGAACCACCCTGTTAAACTGGGATGCTACTACGTTTTATGATCAGATTAATCCCGATCTCGGGTTCATTTACCCAACCCAGCAAAGGGCTCCCAAGGATGACAGGGAAACCCATTACAACCTCCACGCAGGTGTGTTTTATTCGGGAAAGCACCATGAAGTGGGATTGGCGTTCAGGGATGTATTCGAATCCAGGCATGGCATGTTTGGTAACACTACCCAATTTCCAGTGAGAGAATGGGTGCTGAATGCCTACGCCGCTTACCATTTTGCATGGCACGACAAATGGATCGCATCACCATCATTTGAAGCTCAGTTCGGTCCTTACCGATTGCTCAGACCGCAGGTGTCTGTTTCGTACGCCGGTAAGTACTACGGGGTGGTGGGGCTGCGGAACAGGAATTTTTTAGATGTATCCGTTGGCGGTTCCCCGTTGGAAGGATTGCGTGTGGGTGCGGGATTAACATTCCCTGTTAAAACATGGCTTAGGGCCGCAGGCAATGTGAGCATGCTTCGGGTAACAGCCAGGTATCAGATCAAATGA
- a CDS encoding gliding motility-associated C-terminal domain-containing protein, protein MKKHIAIGFGGFILLMMFVGCSKKDIEHVVYQEDWENKKVEVELYSGQEFCMYPYESITLDASQLNIPNARYIWMPWADTASSITLSKEVELFLQICDTVKGTCDSYLLMNVRACLPALYVPSAFTPNGDGINDYWGVSAVNIQIKDCNVYDWNGCLVYSYGYELWWRGWDGLLPSGKKARPGKYNYLIRYDTEKEENLVRTGTLQLIY, encoded by the coding sequence ATGAAAAAACATATTGCCATAGGGTTCGGAGGCTTCATCCTTTTGATGATGTTTGTAGGCTGTTCAAAGAAAGATATTGAACATGTTGTTTACCAGGAGGATTGGGAAAATAAAAAAGTTGAGGTTGAATTGTACAGCGGACAGGAGTTTTGCATGTATCCATACGAATCCATCACATTGGATGCCTCCCAACTGAATATTCCCAATGCCCGATATATTTGGATGCCATGGGCGGACACGGCTTCATCCATTACCCTTAGTAAGGAAGTGGAGCTTTTCCTGCAAATATGTGATACGGTAAAAGGTACGTGTGATAGTTACCTTTTGATGAATGTAAGAGCGTGTTTGCCTGCGTTGTATGTGCCCAGTGCATTCACCCCGAATGGGGACGGTATAAATGACTACTGGGGTGTGTCCGCAGTCAATATTCAGATAAAGGATTGCAACGTCTATGATTGGAATGGCTGCCTGGTATACAGTTATGGTTATGAGTTATGGTGGAGGGGCTGGGATGGTTTGCTGCCTTCGGGCAAAAAAGCGCGTCCCGGGAAATACAACTACCTCATCCGGTACGATACCGAAAAGGAAGAGAACCTGGTTCGCACCGGAACGCTTCAGCTGATCTATTGA
- a CDS encoding class I SAM-dependent methyltransferase, producing the protein MNETTFQAKDIAEYYNTTHIHYEQWWDIKRSHSLHYGIWDTSTRNFREAIFNTNRIMMETAGIKDNERILDAGCGVGGAAIFVSERKKVKVTGITLSERQVGFARLWQLKKD; encoded by the coding sequence ATGAATGAGACGACCTTCCAGGCAAAGGACATTGCTGAATATTACAACACCACCCACATCCATTATGAGCAATGGTGGGACATCAAAAGAAGCCACTCCCTGCATTACGGGATATGGGACACATCCACCAGAAATTTCAGGGAAGCCATTTTCAACACGAACAGGATCATGATGGAAACGGCCGGAATCAAGGACAATGAGCGCATCCTGGATGCAGGCTGTGGCGTCGGAGGAGCGGCCATATTCGTGAGTGAGCGTAAAAAGGTAAAGGTCACCGGAATAACGCTGAGTGAAAGGCAAGTGGGTTTTGCCCGGCTTTGGCAGCTGAAAAAGGATTGA
- a CDS encoding methyltransferase domain-containing protein codes for MAAEKGLKDRVDFQLMDYTQTSFPDESFDVIWACESVSSAEDKTRFIKEAYRLLKKGGRLIMSDCFLTSDGQSDPHNWIKKWGHTWAVANLSSTESFVKNLSQAGFGSTRVDDYTQAVQRSAKHMYRASLLAATPSELYKIINPRVSRFARNHYKCGIYQYKGLKAKLWEYKVILSVKEA; via the coding sequence TTGGCAGCTGAAAAAGGATTGAAAGACCGGGTCGACTTCCAGTTGATGGACTACACCCAAACCTCTTTTCCGGATGAATCCTTTGATGTGATCTGGGCGTGCGAAAGCGTTTCTTCGGCAGAGGATAAAACCAGGTTCATCAAAGAAGCATACCGGTTGCTGAAGAAGGGAGGCAGGCTGATCATGAGCGATTGTTTCCTGACCAGCGACGGTCAATCCGACCCGCATAACTGGATCAAAAAATGGGGCCATACCTGGGCCGTTGCCAACCTGAGCTCAACGGAGTCTTTTGTGAAGAACCTCAGCCAGGCCGGATTTGGCAGCACCCGTGTGGATGATTATACCCAGGCCGTTCAGCGAAGTGCGAAGCACATGTACCGGGCGTCCCTTCTGGCTGCAACACCCTCTGAACTGTACAAGATCATCAACCCCAGGGTGTCACGGTTTGCCAGGAACCACTACAAATGCGGCATCTACCAATACAAGGGTCTCAAGGCAAAGCTGTGGGAATACAAAGTGATCCTGTCTGTGAAAGAGGCTTGA